Proteins encoded together in one Lathyrus oleraceus cultivar Zhongwan6 chromosome 5, CAAS_Psat_ZW6_1.0, whole genome shotgun sequence window:
- the LOC127078859 gene encoding uncharacterized protein LOC127078859, with amino-acid sequence MIREKMKVSQSRQKSYHDKRRKVLEFEVDDHVFLRVTLVTGVGRALKSRKLTPHFIGPYQISEKVGDVAYRITLSSSLANLHDVFHVSQLRRYITDPLHVVQLDDIEVRDNLTVETLPMRIEDREVKQLRGKEISLVKVVWGGPTGGNVTR; translated from the coding sequence ATGATAAGAGAGAAGATGAAGgtttctcagagtcgtcaaaagagttaccatgacaagagAAGGAAAGTGCTTGAGTTTGAGGTAGATGATCATGTGTTTTTAAGAGTTACTCTAgtaacgggtgttggtagagcattgaagtcgcgtaagttgacgccgcaTTTTATTGGCCCGTATCAGATTTCCGAGAAAGTAGGTGATGTGGCTTATCGGATTACATTGTCGTCGTCACTTGCTAATCTCCATGATGTGTTTCAcgtgtctcaattgaggagatACATTACGGATCCTTTGCATGTTGTCCAATTAGATGATATTGAGGTTAGAGATAATTTGACCGTGGAGACATTACCTATGCGGATAGAAGATAGAGAGGTGAAACAACTCCGTGGTAAAGAGATCTCTTTggtgaaagttgtttggggaggaCCGACTGGTGGAAACGTTACGCGGtag